One Keratinibaculum paraultunense genomic window carries:
- a CDS encoding methionine ABC transporter permease, with translation MAKLIIPSLLETLYMVFFSTIFSLALGFPLGILLVITEKDGIWEKPAFYKILDGIINVLRSFPFLILMILLFPLSRIIVGKTIGTTATIVPLSIAAAPFVARVIESSLKEVDKGVIELSLSMGATVPQIIFKVLIPEAMPSLILGITLTIINIIGYSAMAGAIGGGGLGDLAIRYGLYGFKTDIMITSVVVIILLVQGIQFLGNRLATMINKK, from the coding sequence ATGGCTAAACTAATTATTCCTTCATTGCTAGAAACATTATATATGGTATTTTTCTCTACTATATTTTCATTGGCTTTGGGTTTCCCATTAGGAATATTATTGGTTATAACTGAAAAGGATGGCATATGGGAAAAACCAGCTTTTTATAAGATATTAGATGGTATCATAAATGTTCTACGTTCTTTTCCTTTTTTAATACTAATGATTCTACTATTTCCATTATCTAGAATCATCGTTGGAAAAACCATTGGTACCACAGCAACTATAGTACCTTTATCCATTGCTGCAGCACCTTTTGTAGCGAGAGTTATAGAAAGTTCTTTAAAAGAAGTAGATAAAGGAGTAATTGAATTAAGCCTATCTATGGGAGCCACTGTACCACAAATTATATTTAAAGTACTAATCCCTGAGGCTATGCCCTCTTTAATATTAGGTATAACCTTAACCATAATAAATATTATAGGTTATTCCGCTATGGCTGGAGCTATTGGTGGTGGTGGATTAGGAGATTTAGCTATTAGATATGGATTATATGGGTTTAAAACAGATATAATGATAACTTCTGTTGTAGTAATAATTTTATTAGTACAAGGTATACAATTTTTAGGCAACAGATTAGCTACAATGATAAATAAGAAATAA
- a CDS encoding HD domain-containing protein: protein MNNDRLLKDIEFIVELDKMKTILRQTTLIDKSKRENDAEHSWHISVMAMILSEYANEEIDVCKVIKMLLIHDLVEIYAGDTFCYDVEGNKDKKERETKAAYKIFGMLDEDKGRELRKLWEEFEEMKTNEALFAASMDRLQPFLNNYFSDGGTWKKFNVSKKDIYKRIAPLKESSNILWNFTKNMIEDAYDRGYILRE, encoded by the coding sequence TTGAATAATGATAGATTATTGAAAGATATAGAATTTATTGTAGAATTGGATAAGATGAAAACTATTTTAAGACAAACTACATTGATTGATAAATCAAAAAGGGAGAATGATGCAGAACATTCATGGCATATTTCTGTGATGGCAATGATACTGTCTGAATATGCCAATGAAGAAATAGATGTATGCAAAGTAATAAAAATGTTGTTAATTCATGATTTGGTAGAAATATATGCAGGAGACACTTTTTGTTATGATGTAGAGGGAAATAAAGATAAAAAGGAAAGAGAAACTAAGGCTGCTTATAAAATTTTTGGAATGTTAGATGAAGATAAAGGTAGAGAATTAAGAAAACTTTGGGAAGAATTTGAGGAGATGAAGACCAATGAAGCATTGTTTGCAGCTTCTATGGATAGATTACAACCTTTTTTAAACAATTATTTTTCAGATGGAGGAACTTGGAAAAAGTTTAATGTATCAAAAAAGGATATATACAAAAGAATTGCTCCATTAAAGGAATCTTCGAATATATTGTGGAATTTTACTAAAAACATGATAGAAGATGCTTATGATAGGGGTTATATACTTAGGGAATAG
- a CDS encoding carboxymuconolactone decarboxylase family protein, which translates to MTTNHVEELKCLQESYGNLSKNCPDVMKAFGALHDASTKDGALSLKTKELIALGIAIVVKCTGCIQSHVKTAIDAGATREEIAETVGVAILMGGGPGTVYGAMALDAMEQYLAENNK; encoded by the coding sequence ATGACAACTAATCATGTTGAAGAATTAAAATGCTTGCAAGAATCCTATGGGAATTTGTCCAAAAATTGTCCTGATGTTATGAAAGCTTTTGGTGCACTTCATGATGCAAGTACAAAAGATGGAGCACTATCATTAAAAACTAAAGAACTAATTGCTTTAGGAATTGCTATTGTAGTTAAATGTACAGGATGCATACAAAGCCACGTAAAAACTGCTATTGACGCTGGAGCTACTCGTGAAGAAATAGCTGAAACTGTGGGTGTTGCTATTCTAATGGGTGGAGGACCTGGAACTGTTTATGGTGCTATGGCTTTAGATGCTATGGAACAATATTTAGCTGAAAATAATAAATAA
- a CDS encoding CDIF630_02480 family spore surface protein, producing MDNKNCKQKPIIKTNIGYQMYREPKNLNTTTDAFYNVEKRKPNTNVAIPTLDAIIEAKEWVDDINRK from the coding sequence GTGGATAATAAAAATTGTAAGCAAAAACCCATTATTAAAACTAATATAGGCTACCAAATGTATAGAGAACCTAAAAATTTAAATACAACCACCGATGCTTTTTATAATGTAGAAAAAAGAAAACCTAATACCAATGTAGCTATTCCTACATTAGATGCTATTATTGAAGCTAAGGAATGGGTAGATGATATCAATAGAAAATGA
- a CDS encoding NAD(P)/FAD-dependent oxidoreductase yields MDNVKYLIIGNGIAGLSAAREIRKIDDKGSMMMITNEPYLTYYRLKLTEYLSKDFKDEELLVNSEDWYKEKNIKVLLNMIVESLDVDKNEVKLDDGSTIKYEKLLLAMGSRPFIPPIPGKFKQGVLALRTLEDLKYIKSYFDECKDIVIIGGGPLSLEAAWHLNILGKNISLVVRSSYLMNKQLDEEISKKLEEKLIENGINIYLNSNTEEILGKAKADGIKLDNGEHIKADGVLFSTGIVPNIDIVRDTPIKFNRGIIVDNKFKTNIDNIYAAGDVAEVDGRIIGLWTSSNEQGKVAGSNMAGKIVEHTEAKPFTTLRLGDDINIFSMGNVDEYDKVYEHKEDNGNIHHKIFTTDGKITGGILFGDIKDMGKLRKAIIENMDIDSYLE; encoded by the coding sequence ATGGATAATGTAAAATATTTAATAATAGGAAATGGTATTGCAGGGCTCTCTGCTGCTAGGGAGATAAGAAAAATAGATGATAAAGGTAGCATGATGATGATTACCAATGAACCTTATTTAACTTATTATAGACTTAAATTAACAGAATACTTAAGTAAGGATTTTAAAGACGAAGAGCTTTTAGTAAATAGTGAAGATTGGTATAAAGAAAAAAATATTAAAGTATTGTTGAATATGATAGTTGAAAGTTTAGATGTAGATAAAAACGAAGTAAAATTAGATGATGGAAGTACAATAAAATATGAAAAACTATTATTAGCAATGGGAAGCAGACCTTTTATTCCACCAATCCCAGGTAAATTTAAACAGGGAGTATTGGCTTTAAGAACTCTTGAGGATTTAAAATATATTAAATCCTATTTTGATGAATGTAAAGACATAGTTATAATAGGGGGAGGACCTTTATCCTTAGAGGCAGCTTGGCATTTAAATATTTTAGGAAAAAATATATCATTAGTTGTAAGAAGTTCTTATTTGATGAATAAACAGCTAGATGAAGAAATTAGTAAAAAATTAGAAGAAAAATTAATTGAAAATGGTATAAATATTTACTTAAATTCCAATACTGAGGAGATACTTGGAAAAGCTAAAGCAGATGGCATAAAATTAGATAATGGAGAACATATAAAAGCAGATGGAGTACTATTTTCTACAGGAATAGTTCCTAATATTGATATAGTAAGGGATACTCCAATTAAATTTAATAGAGGTATAATAGTAGACAATAAATTTAAAACAAATATTGATAATATATATGCTGCAGGAGATGTGGCAGAAGTAGATGGAAGAATAATAGGACTTTGGACGTCTAGCAATGAACAAGGTAAAGTTGCTGGCAGCAATATGGCAGGGAAAATTGTAGAACATACTGAAGCTAAACCATTTACTACATTACGTTTAGGAGATGATATAAACATATTTTCAATGGGAAATGTAGATGAATATGATAAAGTTTATGAACACAAAGAAGATAATGGAAACATACATCATAAGATATTTACAACTGATGGGAAAATTACTGGTGGTATATTATTTGGAGATATAAAGGATATGGGTAAATTAAGAAAGGCTATTATTGAAAATATGGATATAGATTCTTATTTAGAATAG
- a CDS encoding ABC transporter ATP-binding protein yields the protein MNLAYLKKYIQRYKVQFITALIFLILEAVVDLIQPTIMSKIVDVGVKNRDINYVFKLGGLMLFITFLGAIFAVTRNIKSSKVSQNFGADLREDLYIKIQRLSLEDINEIQDATLITRLTNDVNQMQNFAHGLMRVFVKAPILGIGSVIMAFILDFKMGLILLGIIPIVGIVVFINLKVSYPIFVNIQKAIDKVNGVIREYLSGIRVVKAFNRFKYEEARFKKVNEELKDVTTEGIRKLALFSPIVSLIVNIGIVLILWIGGIRVNAGNLEVGKIIALINYMTQLLFSLVMVIRIFNMYVRAKASAERIGEIFSIENPIVVKENPISLDKVEGNLEFANVYFKYHENSRYVLEDINFSINSGEFLAIIGSTGSGKSTLINLIPRLYDPSKGVIKIDGIDIKDLEIRELRESIAIVPQNILLFTGTIKENIKWGKEDATEEEIIKAAKIAQAHDFIISFNEGYDTYLGQGGVNLSGGQKQRIAIARALVRKAKFLILDDSTSAVDMITEKKIKKGLKEHLEDTTVIMIAQRITSVMDADKILVMDKGKIVNIGKHNELLNSSKIYSDIYRSQIGEEGLNIGS from the coding sequence ATGAATTTAGCTTATTTAAAAAAATATATACAAAGATATAAAGTACAGTTTATAACAGCGTTGATTTTTTTAATTCTTGAAGCTGTGGTGGATTTAATCCAACCTACTATTATGTCAAAGATAGTAGATGTTGGTGTAAAAAATAGGGATATAAATTATGTATTTAAGTTAGGGGGATTAATGCTTTTTATAACATTTTTAGGAGCAATATTTGCAGTCACTAGGAATATAAAATCCTCTAAAGTATCTCAAAATTTTGGTGCAGATTTACGAGAAGATTTGTATATAAAGATACAAAGATTATCCCTTGAAGATATAAATGAAATTCAAGATGCCACATTGATTACAAGACTTACTAATGATGTAAATCAAATGCAAAACTTTGCTCATGGACTTATGAGGGTATTTGTAAAAGCACCTATATTGGGTATAGGTTCTGTAATAATGGCATTTATATTGGATTTTAAAATGGGGCTTATATTATTGGGAATTATTCCAATAGTTGGTATTGTAGTATTCATAAATCTTAAAGTTTCTTATCCCATATTTGTAAATATTCAAAAAGCCATAGATAAGGTTAATGGAGTTATAAGAGAATATTTATCAGGGATAAGGGTGGTTAAAGCCTTTAATAGATTTAAATATGAAGAAGCTAGATTTAAAAAGGTGAATGAAGAATTAAAAGATGTGACAACAGAAGGAATAAGAAAATTAGCATTATTTAGCCCTATAGTATCCTTAATAGTAAATATTGGTATTGTATTGATTTTATGGATAGGAGGAATAAGGGTTAATGCAGGAAACTTAGAAGTAGGGAAAATAATAGCTCTAATAAACTATATGACTCAACTTTTATTTTCTCTTGTAATGGTTATAAGAATATTTAATATGTATGTTAGAGCTAAAGCTTCTGCTGAAAGAATAGGGGAAATATTTAGTATAGAAAATCCTATAGTGGTGAAGGAAAATCCTATTTCTTTAGATAAAGTAGAAGGTAATTTAGAGTTTGCAAATGTATATTTTAAATACCATGAAAATAGCAGATATGTGTTAGAAGATATAAATTTTTCTATAAATTCAGGGGAATTTTTAGCTATTATAGGTTCTACAGGTTCAGGAAAAAGTACTTTGATAAATTTAATACCTAGATTATATGATCCATCAAAAGGAGTTATAAAAATAGATGGTATAGATATTAAAGATCTAGAAATTAGAGAATTAAGAGAAAGTATAGCTATAGTTCCTCAAAATATATTGTTATTTACAGGTACCATAAAAGAAAATATAAAATGGGGTAAGGAAGATGCTACAGAGGAAGAGATAATAAAAGCAGCTAAGATTGCCCAAGCTCATGATTTCATAATATCTTTTAATGAAGGATACGACACTTATTTGGGGCAAGGAGGAGTAAATTTGTCAGGAGGGCAAAAACAGCGCATAGCTATAGCACGAGCTTTGGTAAGAAAAGCTAAATTTTTAATACTAGATGACAGTACTTCTGCAGTAGATATGATTACAGAAAAGAAGATAAAGAAAGGTTTAAAAGAGCATCTTGAAGATACTACTGTTATAATGATAGCTCAAAGGATTACATCTGTAATGGATGCAGATAAAATTTTAGTGATGGATAAGGGGAAAATAGTCAATATTGGAAAACATAATGAACTTTTAAATAGTTCAAAAATTTATTCAGATATATATCGTTCTCAGATTGGAGAGGAGGGTTTAAACATTGGGTCATAA
- a CDS encoding DUF5698 domain-containing protein has translation MTKEMIISLIVLFVITAFTNVLSTLKTIFMSKKIMKPVYLLVFVDAIIFATIVSKVTSGDGIQFIISYALGRSVGVFIGDKLEDRLALGVLEIDLFLNNKHKMIQLADRLREVGYTVNNYSGRGNNGNKRYKIEVVVARKEFDTFKHILKEYGIKNPTLKIKDLYKVDGKITTTSTSA, from the coding sequence ATGACAAAAGAAATGATAATTTCGCTAATTGTTTTATTTGTAATAACTGCATTTACAAATGTTTTATCTACATTGAAAACCATATTTATGTCTAAAAAGATTATGAAGCCAGTATATTTGTTAGTGTTTGTAGATGCTATAATATTTGCAACCATAGTTAGTAAAGTAACTAGTGGCGATGGCATTCAATTTATAATTTCATATGCCTTGGGTAGATCCGTAGGAGTTTTTATAGGGGATAAATTAGAAGATCGTTTGGCCCTTGGTGTATTGGAGATAGATTTGTTTTTAAATAATAAACATAAGATGATTCAATTAGCTGATAGACTAAGAGAAGTAGGATACACAGTGAATAACTATTCTGGAAGGGGAAATAATGGTAATAAACGATACAAGATAGAAGTTGTTGTAGCTAGAAAAGAATTTGATACGTTTAAACATATATTAAAAGAATATGGCATAAAAAATCCTACTTTAAAAATTAAAGATCTGTACAAAGTAGATGGAAAGATTACCACTACAAGTACAAGTGCCTAA
- a CDS encoding methionine ABC transporter ATP-binding protein: protein MIEIKNLSKKFTTGNNEIWAIKDVNLHIEKGEIFGIIGLSGAGKSTLIRCLNRLEEPTNGQIIIDGVDITNLNKSKLRNIRKKIGMIFQHFNLLSQKTVFQNIAFPLELEKQDKQIIKTKVNKLLDFVELTDKKDAYPSELSGGQKQRVAIARALVNNPKILLSDEATSALDPQTTDSILKLLKRIRDEFGLTIVLITHQMEVVKDICDKVAVMENGKIIETNTAIELFRNPKTKTAKSFINSLHSNIEDELIYKENFDGKIIRLSFLGESAKKPIVSKMIKQFDIEANILSGNINNLVSTSVGHLILELSGNDNEIQKAINFLNEQNVNVEVI from the coding sequence TTGATTGAAATTAAAAATCTATCTAAAAAATTTACAACTGGAAATAATGAAATATGGGCAATAAAAGATGTTAACCTACATATCGAAAAGGGTGAAATATTTGGAATTATAGGTTTAAGTGGTGCTGGAAAATCTACTTTGATTAGATGCTTGAATAGATTAGAAGAACCTACTAATGGTCAAATTATCATAGATGGTGTAGATATAACAAATTTAAATAAAAGTAAACTTAGAAATATTAGAAAAAAAATAGGAATGATATTTCAGCATTTCAACTTATTATCTCAAAAAACTGTATTTCAAAATATAGCATTCCCATTGGAATTAGAAAAACAAGATAAACAAATAATAAAAACCAAAGTAAATAAACTTTTAGATTTTGTTGAACTAACAGATAAAAAGGATGCTTATCCTTCTGAATTAAGTGGCGGTCAAAAGCAAAGAGTGGCCATTGCAAGAGCACTAGTCAACAATCCTAAAATATTATTAAGTGATGAAGCCACCTCTGCATTAGATCCCCAAACTACTGATTCCATATTAAAACTACTGAAAAGAATTAGAGATGAATTTGGATTAACAATTGTACTCATCACCCATCAAATGGAAGTAGTTAAGGATATATGTGATAAGGTAGCAGTCATGGAAAATGGTAAGATTATCGAAACCAATACTGCCATAGAACTTTTTAGAAACCCAAAGACTAAAACAGCTAAATCCTTTATAAATAGCCTACATTCTAATATTGAAGATGAACTTATATATAAAGAAAACTTTGATGGTAAAATTATAAGATTAAGTTTTTTAGGCGAAAGTGCCAAAAAACCAATAGTATCAAAAATGATTAAACAATTTGATATCGAAGCTAATATATTGTCAGGTAATATAAATAATCTAGTAAGTACCAGTGTTGGACATCTAATACTTGAATTATCCGGAAATGATAATGAAATACAAAAAGCCATAAATTTCCTAAATGAACAAAACGTAAACGTGGAGGTGATATAA
- a CDS encoding YkuS family protein — MKNKIVVENTLTPYIEYLKSCGYDVHTLYRNDNINNIMSDEYKAIIVSGLDVLGTRDANYKNPPIPIIEAKGFTPEEIHNMLENRYS, encoded by the coding sequence TTGAAAAATAAAATTGTAGTAGAAAATACTTTAACACCTTATATAGAGTATCTAAAATCCTGTGGCTATGATGTACACACTTTATATAGAAATGATAATATAAATAATATTATGTCTGATGAATATAAAGCTATTATAGTTTCTGGATTAGATGTACTAGGTACTAGAGATGCTAACTATAAAAATCCTCCAATACCCATAATAGAGGCAAAAGGTTTTACTCCTGAAGAAATCCATAATATGCTAGAAAATAGATATAGTTAA
- a CDS encoding spore coat protein produces MQEKDMVSDILTGTKASIDSYTKAITECANQQLRSTLQQLRNEAEQLQYQLFQIAEQKGYYKPAPPANSNDIQQVKSGLTGGGTTIG; encoded by the coding sequence ATGCAAGAGAAGGATATGGTAAGCGATATATTAACTGGGACTAAGGCTAGTATAGACAGCTATACAAAAGCCATAACTGAATGTGCAAATCAACAACTAAGAAGTACTTTACAGCAATTGAGAAATGAGGCAGAACAATTACAATATCAATTATTTCAAATTGCTGAACAAAAAGGATATTATAAACCAGCACCTCCAGCTAATTCTAATGATATTCAACAAGTTAAATCTGGTTTAACTGGTGGCGGTACGACTATAGGTTAA
- a CDS encoding MetQ/NlpA family ABC transporter substrate-binding protein, which yields MKKFISIIGILILSLSLLTACNRKNVDENLIRIGVSPKPHREIIELVKEDLEKEGIKIEIIEFTDYIKPNLALAEGELDANFFQHEPYMKEFREEKNIDIISIGGVHIEPMGLYSSKYDSIDELKDGSEIAIPNDPTNGGRALLLLEKHGLIKLKNNDSILVTENDIEENPKNLKITPLEAASLPRILKDVDGAVINGNYALEAGLIPTRDALIIEDKDSPYANIIAIRKGEENQERFIKLMEALRSDKVRAFIEKEYEGGVIPAF from the coding sequence TTGAAAAAATTTATATCAATTATCGGGATACTCATTTTGTCTTTAAGCTTATTAACTGCTTGTAATCGAAAAAATGTTGATGAAAATTTAATTAGAATAGGGGTTTCTCCAAAGCCCCATAGAGAAATAATTGAATTAGTTAAAGAAGACTTAGAAAAAGAAGGCATAAAAATAGAAATTATAGAGTTCACTGATTATATAAAACCAAACTTAGCACTAGCAGAAGGAGAATTAGATGCTAATTTCTTTCAACATGAACCTTATATGAAAGAATTTAGAGAAGAAAAAAATATTGATATTATATCTATTGGTGGAGTTCACATAGAACCTATGGGGCTTTACTCATCAAAATATGATAGTATAGACGAATTAAAAGATGGTAGTGAAATAGCTATACCTAATGATCCTACTAATGGCGGTAGAGCATTATTATTACTTGAAAAACATGGCTTAATTAAATTAAAAAACAATGATAGTATATTAGTCACAGAAAATGATATTGAAGAAAATCCTAAAAATTTGAAGATTACTCCTTTAGAAGCTGCATCTCTTCCAAGAATACTAAAGGATGTAGACGGTGCTGTAATAAATGGCAATTATGCTTTAGAAGCAGGTCTTATTCCAACTAGAGATGCTCTTATTATAGAGGATAAGGATTCACCTTATGCAAATATTATAGCCATAAGAAAAGGAGAAGAAAATCAAGAAAGATTCATTAAGCTAATGGAAGCACTAAGAAGCGATAAAGTTCGAGCTTTCATTGAAAAAGAATATGAAGGAGGAGTTATACCAGCTTTTTAA